One Halalkalicoccus sp. NIPERK01 DNA segment encodes these proteins:
- a CDS encoding DUF302 domain-containing protein, which produces MGYTIQEQVDGAFAEVVEKTIDALEGEGFGVLCDIDVQATFAKKLDREFRRYRILGACNPELAYEGLEDEIELGALLPCNVIVYETDEGTVAVSAVDPNRLVGMADNPDLDPIAEDVSDRFERVLDSL; this is translated from the coding sequence ATGGGATATACCATACAAGAGCAGGTCGACGGCGCGTTCGCCGAGGTCGTGGAAAAGACGATAGATGCTCTCGAAGGCGAGGGCTTTGGCGTCCTCTGCGATATCGACGTCCAGGCGACGTTCGCGAAGAAACTCGACCGGGAGTTTCGTCGGTATCGCATTCTCGGCGCCTGTAACCCGGAACTCGCCTACGAGGGCCTCGAGGACGAAATCGAGCTCGGGGCGCTCCTTCCGTGTAACGTCATCGTCTACGAAACGGATGAGGGAACGGTCGCCGTGAGCGCGGTCGATCCGAACCGACTCGTTGGGATGGCCGACAACCCCGACCTCGATCCGATCGCCGAGGACGTCTCCGACCGATTCGAGCGGGTCCTCGACTCGCTGTGA
- a CDS encoding multicopper oxidase family protein gives MSALAGCSTLDGVTPESEPELASPRSPPSEPADTTARLRATAGTVQPSEDAAIETWLYNDEFPGPELRLTEGEVVEVELTNDLRDETTIHWHGVPLSNGMDGVPNVTQDPIESGGSFAYKFRAEPAGTFFYHSHVGLQLDRGLLGPLVIEEAEPHIEYDREYTVVLDDYLDGEPQPLSDTDSNGGMGGGMGGGPGGMGGMMDDRRPDYAGLLVNGRLPENPPSFAVQEGERVRFRFVNASSATAFEVRVAGHPLTVTHADGRPVEPVTADSFVFGSGERYDAIVDAENPGTWELRAAALDGNEPPAIAVLAYEGETEQSPTAPSSPGQQLSYSDLRALSPLEGIDGEPDRTFDLTLSASRESTEWLIDGQAYPNADPFTIREGDHVRIRLENHSPVLHPMHLHGHFFQAGDAVKDTVLVPGHMGEVTFDFVADNPGSWLFHCHNLYHLEAGMARVMEYVE, from the coding sequence GTGAGCGCGCTCGCAGGCTGTTCGACACTCGACGGGGTGACGCCCGAGAGCGAGCCCGAACTGGCGTCGCCGCGCTCGCCACCGTCGGAGCCAGCCGATACGACCGCCAGACTGCGAGCGACAGCTGGCACCGTTCAACCGAGCGAGGACGCGGCCATCGAAACGTGGCTCTACAACGACGAGTTCCCCGGTCCCGAACTCCGGTTGACCGAAGGGGAGGTGGTCGAAGTCGAACTGACCAACGATCTTCGGGATGAGACGACGATCCACTGGCACGGTGTTCCGCTGTCGAACGGGATGGACGGCGTTCCGAACGTCACGCAGGACCCGATCGAATCCGGCGGGTCGTTCGCCTACAAGTTCCGGGCCGAACCGGCGGGCACGTTCTTCTATCACAGCCACGTCGGCCTCCAGCTCGACCGCGGGCTTCTCGGGCCGCTCGTGATCGAGGAGGCCGAACCGCATATCGAGTACGATCGCGAGTACACCGTCGTCCTCGACGACTACCTCGACGGGGAACCCCAACCGCTCTCCGACACGGACTCGAACGGTGGAATGGGCGGCGGTATGGGTGGTGGCCCAGGTGGAATGGGCGGTATGATGGACGACAGACGACCGGACTACGCCGGTCTCCTCGTCAACGGCCGCTTGCCCGAAAACCCCCCGTCGTTCGCCGTCCAAGAGGGCGAGCGTGTTCGGTTTCGGTTCGTCAATGCGAGCAGCGCGACGGCGTTCGAAGTGCGAGTCGCGGGTCATCCCCTCACGGTCACGCACGCTGATGGACGCCCGGTCGAGCCGGTTACCGCCGACTCGTTTGTCTTTGGATCCGGAGAGCGCTACGACGCGATCGTCGACGCCGAAAATCCCGGAACGTGGGAACTGCGCGCCGCTGCTCTCGACGGTAACGAACCGCCAGCAATCGCCGTTCTCGCGTATGAAGGAGAGACCGAACAATCACCGACCGCTCCGTCATCCCCCGGGCAACAGCTGTCGTATAGCGATCTTCGCGCCCTTTCTCCGCTCGAAGGGATTGACGGAGAGCCGGATCGAACGTTCGATCTGACGCTGTCGGCGAGCCGCGAATCCACCGAGTGGTTGATCGATGGACAAGCGTACCCTAACGCCGATCCATTTACAATCCGGGAAGGCGATCACGTCCGAATTCGGCTGGAAAATCACAGTCCCGTCCTGCACCCGATGCATCTCCACGGGCATTTCTTCCAAGCCGGGGACGCGGTCAAGGACACCGTCCTCGTTCCCGGCCATATGGGTGAAGTAACGTTCGACTTCGTCGCGGACAATCCCGGGAGCTGGCTGTTTCACTGTCACAACCTCTATCATCTCGAAGCGGGGATGGCTCGCGTAATGGAGTACGTCGAGTAG
- a CDS encoding sulfite oxidase — MPREHRPGGEPPLDEEFPSLKVLSKSPENAEIASRSDLDGLLTPAGTHYIRNHYPTPETDAEGWTVSLTGRLDGSGERGPDADGPAVGMDELREEYPTESVVHTMECSGNGRAFFEPDAEGHQWTDGAVSTAVWTGTPVRALLEEYDAPEEGWVAVMGGDAPEGEEVFCRSLPMEKVRRDCVLAYEMNGQPLPADHGHPVRLLVPGWFGNNSVKWVDRVHVADSMPTGEEWEGYTKYQQLEYRLRFDDGEDPEELDAVETTDTYEQMAADEPRHAYFFDQLPKSLITAPSDGASLSADEVVEVRGLAWAGENPIERVEISTNGGETWSDADLGELALGRYAWRRFRAEWAPEPGEHRLLARATDAKGRVQPARIAEPDPERTGIAEDAYPWNTQGYGNNAHRPLGVSVIVGFDRP; from the coding sequence ATGCCACGCGAGCACCGTCCCGGCGGGGAGCCGCCGCTCGACGAGGAGTTCCCGTCCCTGAAGGTGCTCTCGAAATCGCCCGAGAACGCCGAGATCGCCTCCCGGTCGGACCTCGACGGGCTCCTCACCCCCGCGGGGACCCACTACATCCGGAACCACTACCCGACGCCCGAAACCGACGCAGAGGGATGGACGGTCTCGCTGACCGGGCGTCTCGATGGGAGCGGGGAACGGGGGCCTGACGCCGACGGCCCCGCCGTGGGGATGGACGAGTTGCGCGAGGAGTACCCCACCGAGTCGGTCGTTCACACGATGGAGTGTTCGGGCAACGGCCGGGCCTTTTTCGAGCCGGACGCCGAGGGCCACCAGTGGACCGACGGCGCGGTGAGTACCGCCGTCTGGACCGGTACGCCCGTCCGGGCGCTCCTCGAGGAGTACGACGCGCCCGAGGAGGGGTGGGTCGCGGTCATGGGCGGGGACGCCCCCGAGGGCGAGGAGGTCTTCTGTCGGTCCCTGCCGATGGAGAAAGTGCGGAGGGACTGCGTGCTCGCCTACGAGATGAACGGCCAGCCGCTGCCGGCCGACCACGGCCATCCCGTCAGACTGCTGGTACCCGGCTGGTTCGGCAACAACAGCGTCAAGTGGGTCGACCGGGTCCACGTCGCCGATTCGATGCCCACCGGCGAGGAGTGGGAGGGCTACACGAAGTACCAGCAACTGGAGTACCGCCTGCGCTTCGACGACGGGGAGGACCCCGAGGAACTCGACGCCGTCGAGACCACGGATACCTACGAACAGATGGCGGCCGACGAGCCGCGCCACGCCTACTTCTTCGACCAGCTCCCCAAATCGCTGATCACGGCTCCCAGCGACGGCGCGAGCCTGTCGGCCGACGAGGTCGTCGAGGTCCGCGGGCTCGCGTGGGCCGGCGAGAACCCGATCGAGCGCGTCGAGATCTCGACGAACGGCGGCGAGACGTGGTCCGACGCCGACCTCGGCGAGCTGGCGCTGGGCCGGTACGCCTGGCGGCGGTTTCGGGCCGAGTGGGCGCCCGAACCGGGCGAGCACCGCCTGCTCGCGCGGGCGACCGACGCGAAAGGGCGGGTCCAGCCGGCACGGATCGCCGAGCCCGATCCCGAACGGACGGGCATCGCCGAGGACGCCTACCCGTGGAACACGCAGGGCTACGGCAACAACGCCCACCGGCCGCTGGGGGTCTCGGTGATAGTCGGATTCGACCGGCCGTAG
- a CDS encoding SDR family NAD(P)-dependent oxidoreductase: protein MGQVHYDFAGETTIVTGGSSGIGRAIALGFGNAGATVIVADMREEPKDPDAEVPTHEAIDESGGRAEFVETDVADPEQVRSVVEAAREYGGVDVMVNNAGVYIGGSFTEYDSEDLDTGYEVNVRGMFVGTQAAASDMIGRDAGGAIVNTASISSNLAQHGQVAYDTTKGALRMLTRGAALELASEGIRVNATAPGQIATEFTENGTERTQERAGDGEFLKPIPMGRAGYPEDVADATLYLASDAAGYTTGELLSVDGGWQIC, encoded by the coding sequence ATGGGACAGGTACACTACGACTTCGCGGGCGAGACGACGATCGTGACCGGCGGTTCGTCGGGCATCGGCCGGGCGATCGCGCTCGGGTTCGGGAACGCGGGGGCGACCGTTATCGTCGCCGATATGCGCGAGGAGCCAAAGGACCCCGACGCCGAGGTGCCGACCCACGAGGCGATCGATGAATCCGGAGGACGTGCCGAGTTCGTCGAGACGGACGTCGCCGACCCCGAGCAGGTGCGCTCGGTGGTCGAGGCCGCCCGCGAGTACGGCGGCGTCGACGTCATGGTCAACAACGCCGGCGTCTACATCGGGGGTTCGTTCACCGAGTACGACAGCGAGGACCTCGATACGGGCTACGAGGTCAACGTCAGAGGAATGTTCGTCGGTACGCAGGCCGCCGCGAGCGACATGATAGGGCGCGACGCCGGGGGCGCGATCGTCAACACCGCCTCGATCAGTTCGAACCTCGCACAGCACGGGCAGGTGGCCTACGACACGACGAAGGGCGCCCTGCGGATGCTCACCCGCGGGGCTGCGCTCGAACTCGCCTCGGAGGGCATTCGAGTGAACGCCACCGCGCCGGGCCAGATCGCCACCGAGTTCACCGAGAACGGCACCGAGCGCACCCAGGAACGGGCCGGCGACGGCGAGTTCCTGAAACCGATTCCGATGGGGCGGGCGGGCTACCCCGAGGACGTCGCCGACGCCACCCTCTATCTCGCGAGCGACGCCGCCGGCTACACGACGGGCGAACTGCTGTCGGTCGACGGCGGCTGGCAGATCTGCTGA
- a CDS encoding TRC40/GET3/ArsA family transport-energizing ATPase, with protein sequence MTEHVLYGGKGGVGKTTMAAATGVALAGRGERTLVVSTDPAHSLSDSFETDLGGEPIEVQEDLFAVEIDPESRADRYQSIVSAIASDLRAVGISLSEDEVERLFGSGIPAGGDEAAALDVLAEYVDSGEYDRIVFDTAPTGHTLRLLELPEVLDAALETTDSVRGQLHRMATSTRSMLMGPAAYFGREGGEDELAELKTRMERAREVLRDPERTEFRAVLIPERMAISETERLVERLKEVEMPVETLVVNKVLEEIDEDCSRCRTRRDQHRQCLAEIRETFPEFEILTVPDETGEVHGVDSLEQIAEQLES encoded by the coding sequence GTGACAGAACACGTCCTCTACGGCGGGAAGGGTGGCGTCGGCAAGACGACGATGGCCGCCGCGACCGGAGTGGCGCTCGCGGGGCGCGGCGAGCGCACGCTCGTCGTCTCGACCGACCCGGCCCACTCGCTGTCGGATTCCTTCGAGACCGACCTGGGCGGAGAGCCGATAGAGGTACAGGAGGACCTCTTCGCGGTCGAAATCGACCCCGAGAGCCGCGCGGATCGGTATCAGTCGATCGTCTCGGCGATCGCGAGCGACCTCCGGGCGGTGGGGATCAGCCTCTCGGAGGACGAGGTCGAACGCCTGTTCGGCTCGGGGATCCCCGCAGGAGGCGACGAGGCCGCCGCGCTCGACGTGCTCGCCGAGTACGTCGATTCGGGCGAGTACGACCGGATCGTCTTCGACACCGCGCCGACGGGCCACACCCTCCGGCTGCTCGAACTGCCCGAGGTGCTCGATGCCGCGCTCGAAACCACCGACTCGGTTCGGGGCCAACTCCACCGGATGGCGACCTCCACACGGAGCATGCTGATGGGGCCCGCCGCCTACTTCGGACGCGAGGGCGGCGAGGACGAACTCGCCGAACTGAAAACCCGGATGGAACGCGCCCGCGAGGTGCTTCGCGATCCAGAGCGCACGGAGTTTCGCGCCGTCCTTATCCCCGAGCGGATGGCGATCTCCGAGACCGAACGGCTGGTCGAACGGCTGAAGGAGGTCGAGATGCCCGTCGAGACGCTCGTCGTGAACAAGGTGCTAGAGGAGATCGACGAAGACTGTTCGCGCTGTCGCACTCGGCGCGACCAGCACCGACAGTGCCTCGCGGAGATCCGCGAGACGTTTCCGGAGTTCGAGATCCTGACCGTCCCCGACGAGACCGGCGAGGTCCACGGCGTCGACTCGTTGGAGCAGATCGCGGAGCAACTGGAGTCGTAA
- a CDS encoding 3-dehydroquinate synthase II, translated as MTRSVWLKADDAVGDWEARKRRITAGLEAGVDWVLVDESDVERVRELGSVNVAAFRSGGDVHVMDAEETETAEPDAVVIGKKGEGDGTVDLPEDFSGSADLSALRREEKTPTGAYVRILDEYYEAFAEEAAAEADYTVVVGEDWTIIPLENLIARIGEETDLIAGVRSAEEARTAFETLEIGADAVLLDSDDPDTIRETVAVRDSAEREHLDLGWAEITEIAQTGSADRVCVDTGSLMDHDEGMLVGSMSRGLFFVHAETAESPYVASRPFRVNAGAVHAYVRTPDGGTKYLSELESGDEVQLVDTGGDTREAIVGRVKIERRPMFRIEAETESGDRIATLLQNAETIKVQSREGRKAVTDLEVGDEVLLYYEAVARHFGEAVEERIIEK; from the coding sequence ATGACGCGATCCGTGTGGCTGAAAGCCGACGACGCGGTCGGCGACTGGGAGGCGCGCAAACGACGAATCACCGCCGGTCTGGAGGCCGGCGTCGACTGGGTACTCGTCGACGAGTCGGACGTCGAGCGCGTGCGCGAACTCGGCAGCGTGAACGTCGCCGCGTTCCGCTCGGGCGGCGACGTCCACGTGATGGACGCCGAGGAGACCGAGACCGCGGAGCCCGACGCCGTGGTGATCGGCAAGAAGGGCGAGGGCGACGGCACCGTCGACCTGCCCGAGGACTTCTCGGGGTCGGCGGACCTCTCGGCGCTGCGCCGCGAGGAGAAGACGCCGACGGGGGCGTACGTCCGCATTCTGGACGAGTATTACGAGGCGTTCGCCGAGGAAGCGGCGGCGGAGGCCGACTACACGGTCGTGGTCGGCGAGGACTGGACGATCATCCCCCTCGAGAACCTGATCGCCCGGATCGGCGAGGAGACCGACCTGATCGCGGGCGTCCGGAGCGCCGAGGAGGCCCGAACCGCCTTCGAGACGCTCGAGATCGGCGCGGACGCCGTCCTACTGGACTCGGACGACCCCGACACCATCCGCGAGACGGTCGCGGTCCGGGACAGCGCCGAGCGCGAACACCTCGATCTGGGGTGGGCCGAGATCACCGAGATCGCCCAGACGGGGAGCGCCGACCGGGTCTGTGTCGACACGGGCAGCCTGATGGACCACGACGAGGGGATGCTCGTGGGTTCGATGTCACGTGGACTCTTCTTCGTCCACGCCGAGACCGCCGAGTCGCCCTACGTGGCCTCCCGACCCTTCCGGGTGAACGCGGGGGCGGTCCACGCCTACGTCCGGACGCCCGACGGCGGCACGAAGTACCTCTCCGAACTCGAAAGCGGCGACGAGGTCCAACTCGTGGACACGGGGGGCGACACCCGCGAGGCGATCGTCGGCCGCGTGAAGATCGAGCGACGACCGATGTTCAGGATCGAGGCCGAGACCGAGAGCGGGGACCGGATCGCCACCCTGTTACAGAACGCCGAGACGATCAAGGTCCAGAGCCGCGAGGGACGAAAAGCGGTGACGGACCTCGAGGTCGGCGACGAGGTGCTGTTGTACTACGAGGCGGTGGCTCGCCACTTCGGCGAGGCCGTCGAGGAGCGGATCATCGAGAAGTAG
- a CDS encoding zinc ribbon domain-containing protein: protein MNEGSHKRPWLAAFFAVLVPGLGHVYLRAWLRALLWFWMVVLSFVLFVPEELVDGVTSLDEAMALSAELPVEAQIALFVVISFSAADAYWQATQTRQREVGQRCPNCGRELDDLELDFCHWCTEPLPESGDATSR from the coding sequence ATGAACGAGGGCTCGCACAAACGACCGTGGCTCGCGGCCTTCTTCGCCGTCCTCGTGCCCGGCCTCGGCCACGTCTACCTCCGTGCCTGGCTTCGAGCCCTGCTGTGGTTCTGGATGGTCGTCCTCTCGTTCGTCCTGTTCGTCCCCGAGGAACTCGTCGACGGCGTCACGTCGCTGGACGAGGCGATGGCGCTCTCGGCGGAACTCCCGGTGGAGGCCCAGATCGCCCTGTTCGTCGTGATCAGCTTCAGCGCCGCCGACGCCTACTGGCAGGCCACCCAGACCAGACAGCGCGAGGTCGGGCAGCGCTGTCCGAACTGCGGGCGCGAACTCGACGACCTCGAACTCGACTTCTGTCACTGGTGTACCGAACCCCTCCCCGAGAGCGGCGACGCTACTTCTCGATGA
- a CDS encoding AIR synthase family protein: MSDLGKVDREFFEKYIYPNLGAEREDVRLAPQHGVDFGVIGLGPGTDGGNERVVALATDPVFVMPSLGFDRAAWFAFHILMSDVAVSGLRPTHLSIDLNLPPDITDEEFATVWETMHAEAEELGVSVVTGHTGRYAGCNYPMVGGATALAVGDSADLVRPDGARAGDAVIVTKGPAIEATGLLSIQFEEILDLGGDAMAAAKERFYDMSPVRDALVATAAGPVTAMHDATEGGIYGGLHEIARAGGVRIDVEREAVPVMDGVRETCAAFDIDPWISISEGTLLLTVESGGAEGVLDALDSEGIPAAVVGEASEGEGVYFDGEPVERPERDPFWAAFEEGMARLEGAE; this comes from the coding sequence ATGAGCGACCTCGGCAAGGTGGACCGCGAGTTCTTCGAGAAGTACATCTACCCCAACCTCGGCGCGGAGCGCGAGGACGTCCGTCTCGCGCCGCAGCACGGCGTCGACTTCGGGGTGATCGGCCTCGGTCCGGGGACGGACGGCGGGAACGAACGGGTCGTCGCGCTCGCGACCGACCCCGTGTTCGTCATGCCGTCGCTGGGGTTCGACCGGGCGGCGTGGTTCGCCTTCCACATCCTGATGAGCGACGTCGCGGTCTCCGGGTTGAGGCCGACGCACCTCTCGATCGACCTGAACCTCCCTCCCGATATCACCGACGAGGAGTTCGCAACGGTCTGGGAGACGATGCACGCCGAAGCCGAGGAACTGGGCGTCTCGGTCGTGACGGGCCACACCGGGCGCTATGCGGGCTGTAACTACCCGATGGTCGGGGGCGCCACCGCGCTCGCGGTCGGCGACTCCGCCGACCTCGTCCGCCCCGACGGCGCGCGCGCGGGCGACGCGGTCATCGTGACGAAGGGGCCCGCGATCGAGGCGACGGGCCTGCTCTCGATCCAGTTCGAGGAGATCCTCGATCTCGGCGGGGACGCGATGGCGGCGGCCAAAGAGCGCTTCTACGACATGAGCCCCGTGCGCGACGCGCTAGTCGCGACCGCCGCCGGGCCGGTCACGGCGATGCACGACGCCACCGAAGGGGGAATCTACGGCGGCCTCCACGAGATCGCCCGCGCGGGCGGCGTTCGGATCGACGTCGAGCGCGAGGCCGTCCCGGTCATGGATGGCGTCCGCGAGACCTGCGCGGCCTTCGACATCGACCCGTGGATCTCGATCAGCGAGGGGACCCTGCTCCTGACCGTCGAGAGCGGCGGCGCAGAGGGCGTCCTGGACGCGCTCGACTCGGAGGGGATCCCGGCGGCGGTCGTCGGCGAGGCGAGCGAGGGCGAGGGGGTGTACTTCGACGGCGAACCCGTAGAGCGGCCCGAGCGCGACCCGTTCTGGGCGGCGTTCGAGGAGGGCATGGCGCGACTGGAGGGTGCGGAATGA
- the thiD gene encoding bifunctional hydroxymethylpyrimidine kinase/phosphomethylpyrimidine kinase: MTRRASPHTPSVALTIAGSDSGGGAGIQADLKTMESHGVFATSAVTAITAQNTQGVERSHVLPVEEIGAQIETVREDFDVGAVKTGMLATSEVVELVVEKLADYDGPTVIDPVMVATSGDRLLEPDAEAAYEDLIGEATLVTPNADEAAVLTGIDPEDADDAREAGEQLVGMGAEAALVKGGHLSTDDVKDVLVTEKGYEVFEHARVDTDATHGSGCTLGSAIAARLARGEEVEAAVEDALDFMERAVRYPLDVGQGPGAVHHLVGLRNRAEREPTAERVDGIVERFVAEDLRGLVPEVGMNVVGATPYAERVDETAAVEGRITRTLSGIAPNRGVRFGASSHVARFLLSAREFAPDLRYAVNCRFDDDVEAALDALEAPITEFDRDEEPEELKQEEGSTMGWGARQAFDIEETPAAVIDRGEVGKEAIVKLVAPDPETLIERALAVHDALD; encoded by the coding sequence ATGACCCGCCGAGCGTCCCCCCACACCCCGTCGGTGGCGCTCACGATCGCCGGCAGCGACTCGGGTGGCGGCGCCGGGATCCAGGCCGATCTCAAGACGATGGAATCTCATGGAGTGTTCGCGACGAGCGCCGTGACGGCGATCACCGCTCAGAACACGCAGGGAGTGGAGCGCTCGCACGTCCTGCCCGTCGAGGAGATCGGCGCGCAGATCGAGACCGTACGCGAGGACTTCGACGTGGGCGCGGTCAAGACCGGCATGCTCGCGACGAGCGAGGTGGTCGAGCTAGTGGTCGAAAAACTCGCCGACTACGACGGCCCGACGGTGATCGACCCGGTGATGGTCGCGACGAGCGGGGATCGCCTGCTCGAACCCGACGCAGAGGCGGCCTACGAGGACCTGATCGGGGAGGCCACTCTGGTAACGCCGAACGCCGACGAGGCAGCCGTTCTCACGGGAATCGACCCCGAGGACGCAGACGACGCCCGCGAGGCCGGCGAGCAGTTGGTGGGGATGGGCGCCGAGGCCGCGCTCGTCAAGGGCGGGCACCTGTCGACCGACGACGTGAAGGACGTGCTCGTGACCGAGAAGGGATACGAGGTGTTCGAGCACGCGCGGGTCGACACCGACGCGACCCACGGCTCGGGCTGTACCCTCGGGTCGGCGATCGCCGCCCGACTCGCGCGCGGCGAGGAGGTGGAGGCAGCCGTCGAGGACGCGCTCGACTTCATGGAGCGCGCCGTCAGATACCCGCTCGACGTGGGTCAGGGTCCGGGTGCGGTCCACCACCTGGTCGGCCTCCGGAACCGCGCCGAGCGCGAGCCGACCGCAGAGAGGGTGGACGGAATCGTCGAGCGCTTCGTCGCGGAGGACCTTCGAGGGCTCGTCCCCGAGGTGGGAATGAACGTCGTCGGGGCGACGCCCTACGCCGAGAGAGTGGATGAAACCGCCGCCGTCGAGGGGCGGATTACGAGAACGCTGTCGGGGATCGCGCCCAATCGGGGCGTGCGCTTCGGCGCGTCGAGCCACGTCGCCCGGTTTCTGCTGTCGGCCCGCGAGTTCGCGCCCGACCTCCGGTACGCGGTGAACTGCCGGTTCGACGACGACGTCGAGGCGGCGCTCGACGCGCTCGAGGCCCCGATCACGGAGTTCGACCGGGACGAGGAACCGGAGGAGCTAAAGCAAGAGGAGGGCAGCACGATGGGGTGGGGCGCCCGCCAGGCGTTCGACATCGAGGAGACGCCCGCGGCCGTGATCGACCGGGGCGAGGTCGGCAAGGAGGCGATCGTCAAGTTGGTTGCGCCCGACCCCGAGACGCTGATCGAGCGCGCGCTCGCCGTTCACGACGCGCTGGACTAG
- a CDS encoding cupin domain-containing protein yields MSEDYSALDVTEADRTPSASSGTDHVDLAAELGCTEMRPKVWDLAPGDAMSYHRQREQEELYYVLSGPARIRIGDDRLDVSEGTAIRIPPETPRQVFNDTEEDHRWLIVGAPPAENDGEVIGED; encoded by the coding sequence ATGTCCGAGGACTACAGCGCCCTCGACGTCACCGAAGCCGATCGAACCCCCTCGGCGTCGTCGGGGACCGACCACGTCGACCTCGCCGCCGAACTGGGCTGTACGGAGATGCGCCCGAAGGTGTGGGACCTCGCACCGGGCGACGCGATGAGTTACCACCGACAGCGCGAACAGGAGGAGCTCTACTACGTGCTCTCCGGACCCGCCAGGATCCGAATCGGCGACGACCGTCTCGACGTCAGCGAGGGAACCGCGATCAGAATCCCGCCCGAAACGCCGCGGCAGGTGTTCAACGACACCGAGGAGGACCACCGCTGGCTGATCGTGGGCGCGCCGCCGGCCGAGAACGACGGCGAGGTCATCGGGGAGGACTGA
- a CDS encoding PF20097 family protein yields the protein MDRRCPDCGVTMDTGTLVSSVDREAVKLRTDESAGGVLGKLGMKETLPVDAWACPECGLVRLYAESE from the coding sequence ATGGACAGGCGATGTCCCGACTGCGGCGTGACGATGGACACCGGAACGCTCGTCAGCTCGGTCGACCGCGAGGCGGTGAAGCTCCGGACCGACGAGTCGGCCGGCGGCGTGCTCGGAAAGCTCGGGATGAAGGAAACGCTCCCGGTCGACGCGTGGGCCTGCCCGGAGTGCGGGCTGGTCCGGCTGTACGCCGAGTCGGAGTAG